From Ignavibacteriota bacterium, the proteins below share one genomic window:
- a CDS encoding DedA family protein, whose amino-acid sequence MDAVVTWITGLDIGYIYLAVFLISYIENIFPPFPSDVVVVFAGSVVGLGVGSAPVTVLLASIGSTLGFLTMYEIGRRVGDRVLETGRIKFISVELVRKVEDWFRRWGYWIIVLNRFMAGTRAVVSFGAGMSELRLLPTLALSLVSAALWNVLLVTLGAAMGANWRDIGSYLSTYSGVVSIVIATGLLGWGLVAWLRSRKRRQNGAGGA is encoded by the coding sequence GTGGATGCGGTCGTCACCTGGATCACGGGACTCGACATCGGGTACATCTACCTCGCGGTGTTCCTGATCTCGTACATCGAAAACATTTTCCCGCCGTTTCCGAGCGACGTTGTTGTGGTTTTCGCCGGATCGGTTGTCGGCCTCGGCGTGGGCAGCGCGCCCGTCACCGTGCTGCTTGCCTCGATCGGCAGCACGCTCGGATTTCTGACCATGTACGAGATCGGACGCAGGGTGGGCGACCGCGTGCTCGAGACAGGCCGCATCAAGTTCATCTCCGTCGAACTCGTGCGGAAGGTCGAGGACTGGTTCCGCCGCTGGGGCTATTGGATCATCGTGCTGAACCGCTTCATGGCCGGGACACGGGCCGTGGTCTCGTTTGGCGCCGGCATGTCGGAATTGCGTCTGCTGCCGACACTCGCGCTGTCGCTTGTCAGCGCCGCCCTCTGGAATGTGCTGCTCGTCACACTCGGCGCCGCGATGGGCGCGAACTGGCGCGACATCGGCTCGTACCTCTCCACCTACAGCGGCGTCGTCAGCATCGTGATTGCCACGGGTCTGCTCGGCTGGGGTCTGGTCGCGTGGCTGCGCTCGCGCAAACGCAGGCAGAACGGCGCGGGAGGGGCCTGA